The DNA region TCACCGCCTCCACCCCACCACGTTTGTGCCAGCTTGCCGGCAGGGTGACCCAGTTAGGGAGAGCCTGAGTCAGGCCCAACCCTGCCCCCTCAGCCCAGCAAAGCCTCATCTTTGCTTCTCGCCTTCATGACAAGCAAAACCTGTCGTGAAGCCGGGTTTACAACCCTCTTTTCCTGCACAGTGCAGCACTGCAATGAGTGCTGTGGGCAAATGttgctcctgctgggagcactgaCCTGTATTGCTCCAATATTCTCCATCAGCTGGTCGGCATTGGAGGCCCCCAGTAAGACGGAGCTGACACCCTCGTTGCGCAGGCACCAGGCTGGGAtaggagggagagcagagcttgAGCACGGCCCAGATATCCCTGGTGtcacccccagctgccccccgctgtcccccatCCTCTTACCGATGGCGAGCTGGGGCAGGGTGCAGCCCAGGCGCTCAGCGAtggcctgcagctccttcagctttGCCTGCTGCCGCCGGCCCTCTTCACTCAGGATCTTATCCTTCAGCCACTGGTATCCCTGAGGAGTGGGAAGGGGTGTTGTGGTGGGATCAGGGTGCACCAGCACCTTGCACAGGCAGGGCATCCCCACACTCCCTGGGTTGTGGCTCCTGGAGTTCCTGTTCCCATAGGGACTTTGCAaggcccctggccctgctcccccagctctcTCCATCCCCGTGTGCCCTCCCAGTCCTGGTACAGCTCACCTTTAGCGAGGCACGGGAGTAGGGGGGGATGCCCCCATCATACTTCCCCGAGACGATGCCACAGGCCAGTGGGGACCAGGTCATGGCTCCAAcgcctggggacagagcagaacagggGGATGACACCactgctcccacctcccccaggagctgtggcactgggcCTCAGCAGCACGGGGCTTGGGGAGCACTGTGCtgtggggggctggggaggaatCCCCACTGTCATACCTATCTTGTGGAAGAGCTCAGGAAGCTGCACCTCCACCTTTTCCCGCTGGAACATGTGGTACTCAGCCTGCTCGCAGATGGGCGGAATCAGGTTGAACTGCCGGGCCACCGAGTATGCCTCCTGCAGAAGAGCCAGGACCTTCAGTGCCCTGCCGCtcccccccaagccccctgcCCAACCCCCCAGCCAAGTCCTGAGCAGCCACCCCGAAAAATAATTAAGGCTTAAGTGCATCTGCACACGCTTGGCTCCCAACAGCTGCTGTCTAATTGAATCAACGTCAGCAGCAtcgctggggctgctctgccccgtCCCCTGGGCCCCTACCATGATCTCCATGGAGCTCCAGCGCGAGGTCCCCCAGTACATGGCCATCCCCTGGTTGATGACATGGGTCATGGCTCGCACTGTCTCTGccgggagggaaggagagagtgGCAGGTGGGGTTtagcaggggctgcactggcaGAAGGGGGCTCACATGGCGTTGATGGCTGGCGAGCATCCCACTGCCCAGTGCTGCGGTGGGAGCTGGGTGCTGTCCAGGGAATGCTTTCAGAAGAGCAGGatggggagagagggagcagcCACTCGGGATGTGCCAGGGACCTCAGCCGACCTGACATGCTCACACGGTGCCAGGCTCTCCCTGAATGGACAGCAGCCTGAGGCTtctgccagtgcccccatgcCCTGTGGGGTTaccagcactggcactgctgcaggggGAGGAACTGATGCATTGCCCACACACAGAGACCCATGGAGGGAAGCCTGAACCCTGTGTGAGCTGCTCAGGGGTCTTGGggggagccagccctgagccatGCACGCTGGGGCCAAGGCAAGGCGTGCTCCTGCAGCCAAAGGCGAGCAGCGGGGAGGGCAAGGGGCACGAGGCTCGCCCCGCTGGCACCGGGGCACACACCCCAGCATGCTCAGAGCTGCCCCGGTGGGGAGGGAACCTGCTGCAGACCTTGGCATGTGCCAAGGGCACTCCATGGCAGGACCCTAGGGGGTGGGAGCCTCTCTGCTTTTTGTCCTTTAAACTGCAGTACAGTCTGAAGGGCGAGGGGGGTGTCtgtgttgtgctgctgctgcctctgcatcTCATGGCAGGGTTTGCTTGAGAGAGGGGAACAAGGATGGGGGATCACAGAGGAGTGGGGGCTCTGCCCCGGGAAACACCGCTGGGACAGGCAGCGGCTGGCGGGCAGAGTGCGGGCAGGGAGTACCTTCTACGATGAAAGTCCTGGACTTGGAGGAACTAAATGGGTCTCCTGGTGATAAAAGAGAGATTTAGAGAAAGTGGAGTCACCGCTGCTGGGATGGGGGCAGTGACCTGCCACCACACTGCCACCCCGCCCCGCTGCGGCCCGAGAGGGTCCTGGCgctgggcaggaggtggcagaagTGTGACTGCAGCATGGGCCAACCGTGGTGGCAGAGGAGAGGATTCTGCTTGGGAGGGAAAATGCCCTTGAAACACAAGCCTGGCGCAAACCAACCGCGACGGCGATGAAAGGCAGCGGGGAGGAGCGTGGCACTGTGGCGCGCACCCACCTTCCATCGGCGTGTTGGGGTCGGGCCGGTTGGCAAACACCACGTCCACGTACTCCAGCTGCAGCCGCTCCAGAGATGCCTTCAGACCTGCAGCATGGATGGGCTGTCAGGTGTGCTGAGCCccatgctgccagcactgaggtAGAAGGtgaggcacagcctggcaccgGGACCAGCAGCGCCTGGCGAGCGCCCTCACCCCTATCCCTACCTTCTATGATGTGTTTTCGGGACAGGCCCCTCTCTGTCTCGGCCCTGCAAAAGGAAAGGTGGGTGAGAGCCTGGGGTGAGAGCCAGACCcatgccagctgctctgctggagggcaggtgTTACCTACTTTCCTCCCCAGAAGATTTTGGTGGTGATGACCAGGCTGGACCGTCTGCAGGGAGAAAAACAGAATCACTGGTGGTGGCATCTGCAAAGCCCTGTGCACCCTGCCTTGGATGGCACACTCCTGCGCAAGGCTGCTCTACCAGCTTTCCCCACCCAGCCCATCAGGACTACAGTGATGGTTTTGCCAAATAGGGATGGTGTCTAGCTTACCTCCACCCTTTCTTCTTGATGATATTTCCCAGCACCACCTCGGCCCTGCAAAGGAAGGGGACATCAATCATTGGCACCTGGCAGGTGCAGCCATGGGGAGTGGTGACAGCCAGCAGGGATGGTCCCAGACCCCGGGAGAATAAGAGGCAAATGCAgtggctgtggggacactgtTTGCCACTTGGCTGCAGCGCCTAAAGCTGAGCTGCTTCCAGTGCATGAGCTTACTAATTTTAAGTGAATGCGTGGGCACATGCCAATGCCCTGGGTACATCTGTGCTCAGAGGTGCACGGCTGCACCTGCATGATACAGGCCACCACAGGAAGCATGGGACTGCCAGAACCATGACTCCCCCCATGAGTGAGCACTCAGAGGCCCATCCTGGAAGCTGCTTTGCAGCTGGCAAACCTGGGATATTCCCATTGCCACTGTGACTTGGTGGGAGTCGGGGTGTAGGGTGAGACCCCTGTGGCGCTGCCAAAGCAGGGTACCTACTTGCCAGCAGCATAGACTTCTGCCGTGTCGAAGAGATTAATGCCGTTGTCATAAGCTAAAGTCATCAGCTGCTCTGCCATCTGCGAGGAGAGAGCAGGGTCGGTGAAGGGGGTGGCCGAGAGCCGGCGCACGGGCGCGTGCGCACAGCGCTGGTGAGCTCCGGCATGCCGCATGCACCCCGGCCACATGCACGGCTGGGCCggccccatcccctccccactcaccagggaagggatggggtgAAGGGGTGCAGCCTTACCTCATCTGTGATCTGCCCTCCGAAAGTCACCCATGTTCCtgcagaggggagagagagaggtgtGCATGGTGAATGTGCTGAGCAACGAGTGCCGCCACATCAAGCCCCCGGCCACCCACCCTGgctccctcagcacagccctggcacgtGGTGGCCACAGCTGGCCCTGCCGCGTGCACTGTGGTGCTCCCAGCATGGCCCAGTCACTTCCTATCGtgtcagaaaaagagaaaataatttgacaATTTCTGGGCCGTGACTCAAAACAGCCGCAGGGCTGAGGAaaaccctttccttccctttgcaAACATCACCGGGGCAAGCGAGCGCTGCCCTGGCCGGGGAGTGCCGGCAGCTGCTGTGGAACTGAGGGGAtgctgaggggctgtggcaAACCCTGGCACTTACCCAGACCCAGGCAGGACACACGCAGCCCAGACTTCCCGAGGTTCCTGGAAGACAGAGACCATTAGGAAAGGTGCCAGAAAGCCCCAAAACGCTGTCTCATGCACCCTGCATGCCACCAAACACACTGGGCGCGAGCACTGGGAGGTGTGGTGGTGTCCCCTggtccccatccccacctggcaTGGTTCCACAATGAGAGTCCCTTCTCAACTGATTAACGAGCCATCCCAGGCTGGGCATCCTGCAGCTTAGTAGTGGCACTGCCTGCACCTGCGCAGTGATGCTGTGCCCGGCAGGGCTATTGGGAGAGCAGTGACCTCGTTAAAGCAGCTCCCCATGATGAGGCTGGGGTGTCCAGCTGCCCTGagagtgctgctggcactggggaatGAGAGTAGAGAAAGAGAAGCCAGCATGATGGTGGTCAGGACTGAAGCATCCCATACATGGCATGAGTTTTGCCCATTCTCTGCATCGCACAGGGAAGCACAGGGCTTGCACCAGGCGAGGGTGCTCGGGAGTGGAGCAACATCCTGGAGAAATGGAGCACCCCAGAAAAATCTGACCAGCACAAGGAACTGGAGAACAGCTTTCGGGAAgggggccaggctggcagacGCCTTCGCTGTGGTGATGGAGAGCCAGTTACTTGTTAAAAGTGACAAAGGCTCAAGAAATGAGcgttaaaataaataaagtgtaGGTGAGCCGCGGCAGCTCGCCCGCGCGGGTGTCGCATAGCAACCGGAGGCACCGCCACCGCCGGCACCGCCGACACGGGCACCGGCAGCCGGGCAGGGAGTGGCTGTGGCCCAGCCACGGGCAACTGTGGGCTGCACTGAGTCAGGGCAGCATCCCTCTGCACTGCCATGCTAttgcccagcagctggaggcaccAGCACTCCCCCTGTCCCATGGTGTTTTTAGAGCATTTTGTGGTGGGGAGAGGTCGTGGCCGTGGGCCAGCGGTGGTTGAAGCCCCCGTGATCGGGGTTGCCatgaggagaggagagcacCTGCCTCATCCTGGACATTCCAAGAGCATTGCTGGGGTTCCCCTGGGCAGGTGGCCATCGCTGCTTTTGGCTTCCAAACCGAAAAGTGTGTTGACAGGCTGCAATAGAGATACTGGCAGACCTTGGGAAGGCCAAGCATTCCCCTACACTTATCCCATTCCTATGGCCTTCTTATTCCATCCACTTCCTTGGAGCATCCCCCTGTGCCACTGTCCCTCCAGCAGCCACCAGTGGGGACTCCCGAGCTGATCACCCATTGCCTGGGAGAGGGTGCTGATATACTCCTCCTCTGGATGAGGACATGACTGAGGGCAGGAGCACTGAGCCCTGAGGATGCCATCGTGCATTGTCCCAGTACTGCTGTTACCACCACGGGGGTTTGGTGTTGGAGAGCTGGACAGAAGTGgaccagccccctccccagtgcctgggTAAAGGGACTCAGCCGATTTGGACGACACTGGTGGGTGACAGCCAGGCTCACCCCAGCGCTCTGCTGGCCTTACACACTTTGTTGCCTAATGCTGGCACATCTGGGCTGCAGCGGAGGCACGCAGCCACTGGCAGCTGGACTATGGCGTGCAGGCTtatctgggggggggggggggggcctACCCTATCCTGGGGTCCATGCTcatctggggacagccccagccccacgccCAGGTGCACACTCAGCCTCAGTGGAAGAAGCCCTCAAGCCCTCAGTGCTCTGCCCCAGAGCCAGGACATGGGGTGTGTAAGCCCTTTGGTTGCTGGCCGGGGGAGACCCACATGCACACACCACCCCATTTCCAGAACCACCATGAGCAGCCAGAGCCGCTTATGGCTCTGCACTCACTTTGCAGGGCACTGAGTCTCCGGCAGCACCGAAAGGATGCCATGGCAGCCCAGATTAACGCTACCGTGATCCCCAGACCCCCCCGGCTCGGCAGCCAGCCCGGCTTGGCAGACACTGAGGATGCTACTAATCCTACTCTGAATTTTAGGGTCtcttctccccccccccccccccccgaagATTTTACGCGCGGCTGGATCAAAGCTgccctgaggggacaggagcAAAAGCGAGGAAGCGCACAGAGGCGCACGGTCAGCACTTTTAGGGACGAGAAACCGACAGAGCCGGACGCGAACCGGAGATAAGGGGAGCGCAGCGCCCCTGGCCCCCAGTCCCCCCTCGCCACCCCGATCGCAATGTGGAACAGGGAAAGCCCCAGGAGCGCCCGTCTCCTACCGGTATTTCATCCCCGGCTGCTTGACGCTGGAGTCGCTGGAGGAAGGGGCGTTCTGCACCgagagctgccccaggctgcGGGCCACCATGGCCACCGCGCGGAACTTGCCGCGGGTGCCGAGGCTGGGGCTGCCGGCATTCTGTCGGTTCAGCCGGTCCTCCGCGCTCCGGCTCTTGATGCTGTGCTCGGAGCACACAAAGGAGACCTGCATGCTGCTCCGGCGGGCAGCAGCGCCAGCTGCCTAAATTTAGCCGGCGCCCCGGGCGAGGCGGGGAGCTCCTCCCGCGCGCCGCCAACGTGACGGCGGGGGGCTGCGAGGCGGCGGGCGAGGAGCGCTCCCGTCAGCCCTCCTGCCCTCAATATTTGATGAGCTCAGGAAGCGAGCGAACGGCACGCTCGGGCAGGTGggggcaggagaggcagagccGCTGCCGATATCCTCCGGAGTGGCCGTGGCGGGGCAGGACTCCCCTGCGCCCCGCTGGGCATTCCCCCGCGGGTACGGCTGCCTGGCCAGCTCCGCTTTGGAGCACAGCGAGGGCAGATTCCCCTGCACGGCTCCGAAACTAAACCCTCTGGCAGCAACGCGTGTGCATCGCCAACCCCACGGCTGGGCGGCAGCGCAGGTGGCAACGATGCTGATGGCTCTCCCGCGGCAGAGCCTAGCTGCTTGCCGAAGTTGTCGCCCTCGGGGccacagcctcagcagcacaTTCCCCCTATTTTTCCCAGTGCAAGCGAAGTCGAGTGAGGCGAATTCCAGCCTAGCACCTCCTGCCGAAGCAAGGACACAAGTCAGCCCACTACAGCACcgtcctgcagccagggccaCTAGCCGGCTACCAGCACCTGCCGTGCCCTTCAGGATGGAGCAAAATGCAGCCACGGGGCTTGGAGGAAATTATGCACATTTGCCCCAAACCTAATGAAAAATCTTGTAATCTCCTCCGCTTCCCTCTCTCACAAAGCTCCTTAGCTGGTAATCCtgccggcaccagt from Haemorhous mexicanus isolate bHaeMex1 chromosome 23, bHaeMex1.pri, whole genome shotgun sequence includes:
- the KCNAB2 gene encoding voltage-gated potassium channel subunit beta-2 isoform X2 codes for the protein MYPESTTDSPARLSLRQTGSPGMIYRNLGKSGLRVSCLGLGTWVTFGGQITDEMAEQLMTLAYDNGINLFDTAEVYAAGKAEVVLGNIIKKKGWRRSSLVITTKIFWGGKAETERGLSRKHIIEGLKASLERLQLEYVDVVFANRPDPNTPMEETVRAMTHVINQGMAMYWGTSRWSSMEIMEAYSVARQFNLIPPICEQAEYHMFQREKVEVQLPELFHKIGVGAMTWSPLACGIVSGKYDGGIPPYSRASLKGYQWLKDKILSEEGRRQQAKLKELQAIAERLGCTLPQLAIAWCLRNEGVSSVLLGASNADQLMENIGAIQVLPKLSSSIVHEIDSILGNKPYSKKDYRS
- the KCNAB2 gene encoding voltage-gated potassium channel subunit beta-2 isoform X1, producing MYPESTTDSPARLSLRQTGSPGMIYSARYGSPKRQLQFYRNLGKSGLRVSCLGLGTWVTFGGQITDEMAEQLMTLAYDNGINLFDTAEVYAAGKAEVVLGNIIKKKGWRRSSLVITTKIFWGGKAETERGLSRKHIIEGLKASLERLQLEYVDVVFANRPDPNTPMEETVRAMTHVINQGMAMYWGTSRWSSMEIMEAYSVARQFNLIPPICEQAEYHMFQREKVEVQLPELFHKIGVGAMTWSPLACGIVSGKYDGGIPPYSRASLKGYQWLKDKILSEEGRRQQAKLKELQAIAERLGCTLPQLAIAWCLRNEGVSSVLLGASNADQLMENIGAIQVLPKLSSSIVHEIDSILGNKPYSKKDYRS